In Lolium rigidum isolate FL_2022 chromosome 3, APGP_CSIRO_Lrig_0.1, whole genome shotgun sequence, the genomic window GCTGTCCTCATGTGACCTGAGGTCTGAGGAGATGACAGTATGACACCACCTCGATCAACCGGATTAGGAGTAGACGCGTGCATATGCATGCGCGTGCGGGTGAAATGGGCTACACCCAGACGAGATCGGTGTGATGGACATGGAGCGCACAACGTACGCAAGTGATAACAAGTGATAACAGCAAGAGCATCTCTAATGGAGCATGTAAACCACGTCGGAACCGTATTTTTCCGGTCGATTTACGGGTTCGGATCGAAAGTGGCGCATAATAGAGAGTGAACTCGCTGTCCGGCCTGAAAATCTTTTTCAGGCGCCCGAAAAATTTCAGACTCGCCCCCTATTAATACAGACTGAACAACGGCTTACAGGCCCAAAACTGAACGGATTTCTCTAGCGCTGCCGTTCGTACAACCGTCTCCAGCCGCCGATTTCTAGCTGCTTTACTAAAATTATGCACCGCCGGTTAAATATCCTGTGAGCCTGCTCCAATTCCGAACATGTCTACACGTCTATGTTAACCGCCGGTGAGTAGCGCGACTGGCGGCAAGTTTCGCGCGGCAAGCATGCGCGCAGCGGCACGGCCAAGCCGCAGTAGCTAGCCTGCGCGCGCGACCAAGCAGAATGGCCGGCAGCAATGCGCGCGGCCAAACATTAGAATTAGCATTAGCGCAAACCGGCCAAGCAGCACGAATCATGGCCGCGTCCGGCCGCGCAGCTCAAACATGCGTTCTATCGGCTcctccggtatttggttcttcaatTCCTTACGCACGACCGTCCTCGTCCGACCTTCAAGCTCGCGGCTGCAGTCAGGAGCGCGGCTGCCGGCCCGCGCGGGGAGATCTATGCAGCGGCGTGGATAGTTCttgtgaagaagaagatgattttTCGAATATTCCATTTTTCAGTTTTAGTTTACAGGGTTTATTCTACGCCAGTCGTTTTGCGATCTGTAAACATgttttcggaagactgaactcgagtttttcggtttgcacttttacagattctgctagagatgctcttatccaTGACTCTCCCAAGAGATTACCCTATGCTAAGTCGAATCTGGGAGCTAGGATGTGCAGCAAACTGAATTAATTTGGCTAGTTTCAACCTTGATGAAATTGACCGCCATCATCGAGTATCGCTCTGCAGTATACTGCTGATGATACACTAATTATTGTTTTTAGAAAAAAGATACTAGTATCTCTAGGAAATTGAAATAGATTTTTACTTGTTTTAATTTGAACAATATTCAATTACCAACTGTCTTTGAAATGATGGGAATCACAAAATTCAATTGGCTAAAAGCATCTCCAACAAAAGCGCTAAAACACGCCGGAGTTGTAAAAACTGCTGATTTAGCGTGTGGGAGGCATTTTTTGCACGCTCAGCTTGCGTCATATTGCGCTATCACGAGCGACAAATTTGCTGCTCGGATTGCAGCCCGCTAGAAACCTCGAGGCCGCACGCAAACTCGCAACCGTCGATCTGAGAGCTCCGCGTGCGCCCTCCCGCCTCCATTCGCGCGCTGCCGCTGACGATATTCTGGTGATGGACGCCTCCACCGGCACTCCCCCATCCCTCAGTACTCCATACACCTCACCCTCGCCCCCGCAAACCCCAGCGCTAGCTCCACCGCTAACCCTACAACCGGCATCGACCGCGGTCTCTTCGCGGCCCCACGACTGTCGAGCGTCTAGAGTGCCGCCACCATGCCGCCGCCGACAAGGAGTACGCATCTCAAACGGCCTCCGACCAAATGAAGGGGAAGAAAGGCGCAACAAGTTGGTCATCTCGCATCGAGTCCATCCACCGTCGGCCGAATTCTACCCAATGCGCCTCCACTAGTTTCCAGCGTGCTGCATTTCAGCGTGTCCGCTGAAGCTGCCGCCAGCGCCACGAAGGCAAAACCTGTGCTGTAAGTCGATTATAACGCGCGCGTCTTTGCAGCGCCTGTTGAAGTTGCTCCAATTTCCCTTTTGTATGTATGAGGAAGGAGTTCGTTGGTATGGCTATTCTAAGCTTCTAGGAAATGAATCTTTGGCTAATTGGATATTGGATTAAAAGATACATAAAGGGAGAATGCACCATGTGGAAGAAAATTATTAACAATATTTTTCATACTATAGATCTAAATATTTTCTTTGCTGCCATGACACACAACCTTCTACTATTTGGAAGGGTGTGATGTGTGCTGCTCAGGCAGTCAAATTTGGGTATAAGTGGAAAGTGGGAGATGGCAAGATAATTAgattttgggaggatatttcGTTTGGTAATACTAATTTAGCTACTCAATTTTGGGATATTTATTTTGTCTCAAACCAACATATCAGGATATAGTTGAGCCGTGGGATGGAacaaacttaaaaatatgattttagaAGGACCTTTTCTGAGGAGATGATGGTGCAATGGCATGAGATAGTAGAGATAAATGGATTATATTTATCTAAATCCATGTATGTCTTAGTTAATTTTAGAGGTGTGACTCCTCTTTCATGCCATGTGGGATTTGAAGGTTCCACCTAAATTCAGGTGTTTTTGTGGCTGTTTTCACAAAACAAAATTACGAGTAGAGATAATCTTAGGAAAAGATGAATTCCAAAACCCTTGGAATGTAATTTTTGTAAAGAATTTGATTCATTTGatcattttcttaagtctcagtcaactcagaaaagtgcaactacagtttaaagaaaagtgcaactcggttcagttgcacatttctgtcagaaaagtgcaattgtattttttaacagaaaagtgcaactcaaagcacatttttAAGTGACtttgacttaagaaaatctcagttgactgagacatagcaaaaccgattAGTTTATGTGTTTTATTTTAGCTGTGGCTCAGTTTTTACGAGTGGTGATTGTAAAAGTGGTGATCATCGCTTTTGTTTTGGTGCTGTGCCCGAGGGGCATCTCTAAACCTTGGTCTCTTAGTTTAGATTTGGTTAAAACTTGTTGGTTTTCTTTTGTAGGTTCGGTTTTCCTGTACTTGAAAACTTGGCTTGGTTTAAAGCAGGTGTGGAGACTGGTGGTAACCTATCTAAGATATTGGAAGATGTCTTTCAAAGATCTGTGCTGTAACGAATTGATAGTGATGTTGCAACGGCTGGAAAAACTTCTGGCGACACCTATGCAGCTGAAGTAAAGCTGAAATGTACTGATTTTAGTTGGATCTCTTGCTGGGAACATGCTAAGAAGATGCATCATGGAGGAAGAGCAACTCAAGAGTATCTCCAAGAACATCCAGATGATGACTCTGTCCATTTTGTGATGTGATCTGTGATCTTCTAGAGGTGCTAATGTTTGGGTGGCTGTTGAACATGCTTTTAGTTTTGTTATTAGTTTATGGGTTTTATTTTAGCTATGGCTCAGTTTTTACGAGTGGTGATTGTAAAAGTGGTGACCATCGCTTTTGTTTTGGTGCTGTGCCCGAGGGGCTTCTCTAAACCTTGGTCTGTTAGTTTAGATTTGGTTAGAACTTGTTGGTTTTCTTTTGTAGGTTCGGTTTCCTGTACTTGAAAACTTGGTTTTATTTTAAATGGATATGGAACCTGGTTCTCCGTGTGAATCTATATATAAAAAAGACTTTCCTCTTTTTCAGGATTTTCTTGTGTGGCCAATTTATTGCCCAATAACAATACTCCCGCTAAAAAACAGCTTACTAGTACGGCGCTCCCATCAATCCGCCCGGCTTTAGTTGCGCAGCGCCGTCCCGGCCTCATTCCGCGTGGACTCCATCTGACGACTCTTTCTTCCTTCCATTACTGGCTCATCCATTCCGGCCTTCAACCCAACTACCAAGAACAAAACCTAGGGCGATTCTGCCTCCGATCGGTCGATCCAGCACTCTACCAGCCTTCTCCGATCCAACAAACGAAGCATTCGTACCCAAGTGTTGAGGTTGGAGCTGACACCCCCGCCGGCGGCCGGTCCAAGATATATAGTGCGCGATCAAGGAAATTCCATGGCGCCCATGATCCCGGGCGAGGAGCAGGATCAGATCGCCATCCCCGTCGACGAAGAGACCGCCCACGAGATTAGCGTCGGTACGTGCCTCCAAATCTACCTCTCTCGCCCCCGTCGATCTATGTCACTCTCTATCTTCTGTATCTTACGTTTCATGCATTTCGTGCTTCCTTCGTGATTAGCCATGCCGATCGATCTGGATCTTTCTACTATTCAGTTCTCCATTCTACATGATATTTTCTCAATGCGGATTTTTCTCTCTTTCTACGCAAGGACGTCCATATGCATTGCATCATCAAATTTCAGCCCGGTTACCGGAGAGATCGATCGAACCATGCTTGCTAATCTGGTCCATAACTAGATTCGTCTTCTTTATCGATACATGAACGACAACCTCTATTCCAAATTAGCTGTCGCTAGTTCAGTGAAGATTTACGCACCTAAATCTGTGACAATTAATTTAGATTTGGAGGCATTAATTAATTACTATAGATTACGGGATGACGTGTGCCATGGATGGAGCACGAGATTTCAAAAGTTCATAACATTAATTACACGAAGAAAATGGACCGTGCCAGTTATAGCTGCTGGGCTGGAGTATTCGGCCCGTGTCATGCAAGTCCTGTGCTCTGTCACtgtcttcccctatttcttccctcCCTTTTGAATTCTTGGAAAGCTTTGGATCAGATTCCCACTCAAAACATAATTGGATGGACTGGCGTGTACACAAGTCCACAGGCACGAGACCTTAGAAAGGTTCTTTTGAAATGTTCTAagagtttcctttttcttgtacgACTTTTGGAAAAAAAGAAATGGAACATTCTCGTACTGTATGTATGTACAGGTGCATGAATGGCACcgagtttttttcttcttctgaggAACCTTATCAAGAAGGGAGGGAGCTCCTGCACATTCATACACAAGACTGACCGAAATTATGAGGGAAAGTTAGACAAATGCCCTACAAAACCACGACAACATAAAAAACTATATAGGCAATCAATCATCAGTGTCCCACAAATAAAAACTGACCCCGAGACAACGTCTAGTTGGAAGCCTCGGTGCCCCCTTTTAGCCGATGTGAATGTTTTCATGGTTTTTCCAAACAGTTCTGGCAGCTCGAGCGTGGCATGAGCGAGTTTTCCGATAATGCTTGCAAACGATTCCCGTGGATGAACCTTGTAGCGGACTTAAGGTTTCACCCAAAACCGTACGTCACTACTCCACCCAACCTCCAAGAAGGGTCTGGCCACACATACAACTTTTAAGGTTGCTCTACATTCGATTGTCTGCTTTGATGATGTCTCCAAGGAGAAGAACCTGTGAGACCGAGCGGCGACTCCGATAGCATGCACCTACacacggccaccgcctccgctgctCTGCCACACCTCTAGCAATGCTCGCACGAGTGAACGGTTGTAGTGGTACCGCCCTGCGAAAGATTTAGCAGCCACACCTATCTATCGAACACgacatcacacaatgacataacctaagCCTCGGCATCCGTTGCCACCAGATCATGCGCTGTAGTGTGGAAGTAAATCGCCGCCACTGTTGCCGTGGGGAGATGGAGCGTTGAGGGGGGCTAGTGTTCTTGTTGGACATTCCCACACGATGACAAAGTTTCTCAAATGTTACTGTTGTGGACTCAACAATCATTTAGATCATGCGCCATCTGATTTTCCGGGACCAAGCCAAGGGAATAATAGAAGAGAAGGAAAGTCGGTCCCGGCCGGTACTACTATGTCAACAAATGACAGTGCTAGTACCGATCCTGGCTCCTCGCTCCTCGATCGCAGTTCGCAAGTGGCCTACTTGCATTAGGGAAGCATCGCCGAGAGCTAAGAAGCCGATAAGGAAGACGGTGCCAAAGTGGCAGGACCTTACTGTATCTAGATGTTTATGCAAATTCCTGTCACACCTAATTCTAATTGTATCTGCAGCGCCGGTCGACGGTGCCAAAGCTGCAATCAGCATGACGTGGTTGGGCCGATATAGACGTCCAATTATAAGCAGAAGACACACAGGGAAATTTGTGCTGGCCGAGCTATCTTAGCCTGCATAGGTGTAACCGTGTGACACACAATACGCATATGCAGGAATATATATAGCATAGGACCGGTGATGTGACGAGCGGCTGAAGCATGTACACACGAAGGCCGGCCAGCTCTTCCTTTCCGTTTTCCCCTACTGCTACTACTACTGATAGCTTGGAGATAAGAAGATCAGAGACCCTCGTTTTCCATCTTTccccaaaggaaaaaaaaaatggtCATAGCTGTATAGTTGGTGATGGAGTTTGTTTTGGCTTGCAGTTGGTTGGCCGTATACATGTCCACGAATGGGATCAAGGTGTCGCCATTGGAGGCTAATCCGGTGGAGATCCTCTGCACAATAGCAAAGCTGTTGTTGTAGTGAGTACATCCGAGTGCGCATCTCTCTCGTTTCTCTCCTTTGTTTCATCCGACTGTGACTAATTATGGGACAGAAAGAGGAGCCGTAATCTCACTAGATTAACACACCACTAACTGACATACGTGTGCGCGTGGAAAACGGGAACGTGATGGAAAACAATTAAAGTTACTACTCAAGGATAGTAGATGACGAAGCACACATGGAATATAATAATATAGTATTGTGGACGTTACGACCAAATGACCAGTCCTTGTCGACGACTGCAGTCCTCTATAAGATTCGGCCTCCCCTCTCTCCTTGTAGCTCAGGTTCATCCCAGTTCGTTCGTCCTCCTTCTTCCCTTCCACTTCCCCGGACCTCCACCAGCATCTTCTCCTAGCTAGCTTTCCAGCAAGCATATCGCTAGACGTAGGAGAGGAAGATGTCCATGCCGGCGGCAGAGAAGGTGATCGCGGTGGATGACGATGCCAAGAACGGGCGGGGGGACGAGCTGGATGACCTGCCTGTCGACGATGGCACCAAGCACCAGATTAGCGTTGGTACGAACCTCCCTTCCTCCCCTCCCAATTCCTTGCGGTGCTAAGCTATCTTCCTTAACTTTCTTGCACAGAAGAGATGAAgttggtcttgttcttgttcttgctttgtcctCCTTGGTCGTTCATTCTTAGGTTCCAATTGCTGTAGCCAGCTACATGCAATGAATTAATCTATCTATCCATCTATCTCTATGACGAGCTAGCTCCCTTCTTGCCATCATTTCGACTTTATTCGGGACGGATGGGCAGCATCCCTTGTCTCCAGGCTTGCATCAGCGCATCGTTTTAGCTTTGACTATGAGGAGGGATCTGGGATACTGACATATATGCATATGTAAACATCAGCTATGTATGACATTATTGTATACAGGGCACACACCCCGCTACTGCTGACCCGGAGACTTATTCAGATTCACACCTATGGCttccgtttttttttttgcaactaaAGCTTTTCAGATCTGCCCAGCACGTGTGGTTTTGGCTCTACTAAACTACACAAATTAACTGTGTTTGGAGTACTCCAAATTAACCGTGTCTCATGTCTTGTAACTTTCATCCGTTTGCACGTGCGCCTCTGGTGTATGTCTGTTGCATGTTGGGTAACAGTACAGTGCATATCGATGAACAATATGCACTTTTCTGATGGACCTCAGTCTCTGAATATACCTGCAAACTCGATCACTTTTTTTTTGGTTGAATCAGCTAACTAATTTTTGCTTGTACGTTTGATGCTCAGATCCATGGTACCAGGTGGGATTCGTGCTCACGACGGGGGTGAACAGCGCGTACGTGCTGGGCTACTCCGGGTCGGTGATGGTGCCCCTGGGCTGGGTGGGCGGCACCGTAgggctcctcctcgccgccgccgtgtcCATGTACGCCAACGCACTCCtcggccgcctccacctcctcggcgGCAAGCGCCACATCAGGTACAGGGACCTCGCCGGGCACATCTACGGGCGGAAGATGTACGGGCTCACCTGGGCGCTGCAGtacgtcaacctcttcatgatcaACACCGGGTTCATCATACTAGCAGGACAGGCACTTAAGGTACATGCTCTACGTTCTGACAAACTTCGTGATGGATGGAGTACTCTTTCTATTTATTTGGTGTTCTTCTGACACCATCCACATGACATGCAGGCATTGTACCTGCTGATCAAGGACGACGGCGCCATGAAGCTGCCCTACTGCATCGCGGTGTCCGGATTCGTCTGCGCGCTCTTCGCCTTCGGGATCCCCTACCTATCGGCGCTGAGGATCTGGCTGGGTTTCTCCACAGTGTTCAGCCTCATCTTCATCGTGGCAGCGTCCGTGCTCTCGCTCAGGGATGGTGTGCGCTCGCCGCCGCGGGACTACAGCATCCCCGGTGAGGGGCCGGACAGGGTGTTTACCACCATCGGCGCGTCGGCGAGCCTGGTGTTCGCGTACAACACCGGGATGCTGCCGGAGATCCAGGCCACCATCCGGCCGCCAGTGGTGAAGAACATCGAGAAGGCGCTCTGGTTCCAGTTCACCATCGGCGTCGTGCCCATCTACGCCGTTGTCTTCATCGGATACTGGGCCTACGGCAACGAAACCTCCAGCTACCTGCTCAACAGCGTCAACGGACCCGTCTGGGTCAAGGCGGTTGCCAACCTCTCTGCCTTCCTCCAGACCGTCATAGCACTGCATGTAAGCCTTCTGTTTTCTAATCATCCTTTTATTCTTATTTTGAAGATGTACTGTATATTACTCCGTACATAATTAACCAGAGAAGTACGAACTTGACAGATCTTCGCGTCGCCCATGTACGAGTACCTGGACACGCGGTTCGGGAGCAGCGAGGGAGGCCCCTTCGCGTTCCACAACGTGATGTTCAGGGTCGGGGTCAGGGGAGGGTACCTGACGGTGAACACGCTGGTGGCGGCGATGCTGCCGTTCCTGGGGGACTTCATGAGCCTCACGGGGGCCCTCAGCACCTTCCCTCTCACCTTCGTGCTCGCCAACCACATGTACCTCGTCGCCAACAGACACCGCCTCTCCTCGCTCCAGAAGTCATGGCACTGGCTCAACGTAATCGGCTTCACCGTCCTCGCCATCACCGCAGCCGTCGCCGCGCTCAGGCTCATCGCCAAAGACTCCAAAACATACCATATCTTCGCCGACGTCTGACTGCTCTGCTCTGATGCGTCTGCTACTGATATTGCAAGCTAGCTGCTTCTGTGAGGATAGTTTCCCCTTCTTCAATGAGGCTGAGGCACCTAGTTGTATGATGTAGCATATAGCAAGCAAACCTTGCCTCCATTTCGCGCTTCCATTAACTATCATGTGAGCGACAACAATAGCTAGCGGATTGCTACCCCTGGTATAGTACTACAGAGTATTATTGCGTACTGCGCTGTTACTTGATCAGAATGGCCAAGCTTGATTTTTCAGTTCGATACGTGTGATGATATTCGGTGGCGCGAGCTGCATTTTGAAGGTCCACATTTGCTTTACAAAAAAGGTGAGTGCTTTCCCCCTAAGCTCCACGTTTTCGAAAAGTTGGAGCTgctccagttttttttttttttttggatctgtGGAGTTACTCCAGTTTTTAGTACAAATATATGGAGTTGATTCCGTGGAACAGAAAAATACGGAGCAGTTGTTTATTTACATCCTACTGCCACCGATAAGTGACCAAAACGTTACACACGTCTTATCTTTCTCTCCCTCCTCGTCTAGACTCTTTCCCGATTTGACTTCATCGCAACGCGATTCACGCCTGCTGCCACCGAATCAAGGCCGCCGGCGAACGAATCAATGTATCGTGCAAATCGAGTTGTAGCTTGTTGCCGCAGCCGTCAGGATCTTGCCATCAAGATCTGGCTGAAGGTACATTGATTCGTTCACCGGCGGCCTCGATTCGGTGGCAGCAGGCATGAATCACGTCGCGGTGAAGTCAAATCGGGGAAGATTCTGGGCGAGGAGGGGAGAAAGATAAGACATATGTAACGTTTTGGTCACTTATCGGTGGCAGTGGGATGTAAATAAACAGCTACTCCGTATTTTTCTGTTCCACGGAACCAACTCCATATATTTGTACCAAAAGCTGGAGTAACTCCAcagattcaaaaaaaaatttggagCAGCTCCAATTTTTCGAAAACGTAGAGCttagggggggacaccggagcacaccccTATAAAAAATGAGGGGAGCTCGTCTAAGCATGTTATTGCCTACAGAAGTGGGCTAGTTACTTGTTAGTGAACGAATGGTCGAGACAATCAATGTCTCGGTACCTTTCTAACTAGCCAGAGAGCGGCAATCTTTTTTCCCCATTCTTCCTCTCTCCCTACTACAGTACCCAGGAGCTTCTCTCTCTGCTCCCGTCCGGACTGAAGCCCTTCTCGACGGCTCAGTCGTCGGAGAGTGGTGGAGGCgaggcctgatacgtccaaaacgtatctactttcccgaacacttttgccattgttttgcctctaatttgtgtattttggatacaactaacacggactaacgctgttttcagcagaactgttctggtgtctcgtttttgtgcagaaatccaactttcgggaaaaacctcggaatttatgcggaaggccctattttcccgagaataccgacggagccagaaggacaaatcaagtgga contains:
- the LOC124703167 gene encoding probable proline transporter 2 isoform X2, with translation MAPMIPGEEQDQIAIPVDEETAHEISVDPWYQVGFVLTTGVNSAYVLGYSGSVMVPLGWVGGTVGLLLAAAVSMYANALLGRLHLLGGKRHIRYRDLAGHIYGRKMYGLTWALQYVNLFMINTGFIILAGQALKALYLLIKDDGAMKLPYCIAVSGFVCALFAFGIPYLSALRIWLGFSTVFSLIFIVAASVLSLRDGVRSPPRDYSIPGEGPDRVFTTIGASASLVFAYNTGMLPEIQATIRPPVVKNIEKALWFQFTIGVVPIYAVVFIGYWAYGNETSSYLLNSVNGPVWVKAVANLSAFLQTVIALHIFASPMYEYLDTRFGSSEGGPFAFHNVMFRVGVRGGYLTVNTLVAAMLPFLGDFMSLTGALSTFPLTFVLANHMYLVANRHRLSSLQKSWHWLNVIGFTVLAITAAVAALRLIAKDSKTYHIFADV
- the LOC124703167 gene encoding probable proline transporter 2 isoform X1, which translates into the protein MSMPAAEKVIAVDDDAKNGRGDELDDLPVDDGTKHQISVDPWYQVGFVLTTGVNSAYVLGYSGSVMVPLGWVGGTVGLLLAAAVSMYANALLGRLHLLGGKRHIRYRDLAGHIYGRKMYGLTWALQYVNLFMINTGFIILAGQALKALYLLIKDDGAMKLPYCIAVSGFVCALFAFGIPYLSALRIWLGFSTVFSLIFIVAASVLSLRDGVRSPPRDYSIPGEGPDRVFTTIGASASLVFAYNTGMLPEIQATIRPPVVKNIEKALWFQFTIGVVPIYAVVFIGYWAYGNETSSYLLNSVNGPVWVKAVANLSAFLQTVIALHIFASPMYEYLDTRFGSSEGGPFAFHNVMFRVGVRGGYLTVNTLVAAMLPFLGDFMSLTGALSTFPLTFVLANHMYLVANRHRLSSLQKSWHWLNVIGFTVLAITAAVAALRLIAKDSKTYHIFADV